One genomic region from Oncorhynchus gorbuscha isolate QuinsamMale2020 ecotype Even-year linkage group LG13, OgorEven_v1.0, whole genome shotgun sequence encodes:
- the LOC123992699 gene encoding phosphatidylinositol-binding clathrin assembly protein-like isoform X16: MSGQSITDRITAAQHSVTGSAVSKTVCKATTHEIMGPKKKHLDYLIHCTNEMNVNIPQLADSLFERTTSTSWVVVFKSLIATHHLMVYGNERFVQYLASRNTLFNLSNFLDKSGLQGYDMSTFIRRYSRYLNEKAVSYRQVAFDFTKVKRGVDGVMRTMNTEKLLKTIPIIQSQMDALLDFNVNANELTNGVINAGFMLLFKDSIRLFAAYNEGIINLLEKYFDMKKTQCKEGLDIYKKFLTRMTRISEFLKVAEQVGIDRGDIPDLSQAPSSLLEALEQHLASLEGKKVKDSTAASRASTLSNAVSSLASTGMSFTKVDEREKQAALEEEQARLKALKEQRLKELSKRPSFATTDTSPVSTTGGTISTAPAIDLFSTPSCSNGALKMESDLFDIQQTFNPAVQASSTGLPVATAWAGYSTASQVPPPGALQVDFESVFGAKATGVNNIDSDDILKPTMIGSNQALCSINQLSDKLVGDDLDSSLANLVGNLGIGNGTTKK; encoded by the exons ACCTGATCCATTGCACCAATGAGATGAATGTGAACATTCCCCAGCTGGCTGACTCACTGTTTGAGAGGACCACCAGCACAAGCTGGGTGGTGGTCTTCAAGTCGCTCATCGCCACACACCACCTTATGGTCTATGGTAATGAG CGTTTTGTGCAGTACTTGGCTTCAAGGAACACATTATTCAACCTCAGTAATTTTTTGGACAAAAGTGGTTTACAAG gctacgATATGTCCACATTTATCCGGAGGTACAGTCGATATCTGAATGAAAAGGCTGTGTCATACAGACAGGTTGCCTTTGACTTCACTAAAGTAAAGCGAGG GGTGGATGGGGTGATGAGGACCATGAATACAGAGAAGCTACTGAAGACCATCCCTATCATACAAAGCCAGATGGACGCCCTCCTCGACTTCAAT GTTAATGCCAATGAGCTAACAAACGGAGTGATCAATGCAGGGTTCATGCTCCTCTTCAAAGATTCCATTAGGCTTTTCGCTGCATATAACGAAGGCATCATCAACCTGCTGG AGAAGTACTTTGACATGAAGAAAACCCAGTGTAAAGAGGGCCTGGATATCTACAAGAAGTTCCTGACCCGAATGACCCGAATCTCAGAGTTCCTTAAAGTGGCAGAG CAGGTGGGGATTGATCGAGGAGACATTCCAGACCTTTCCCAG GCTCCCAGTAGCCTCCTGGAAGCTCTGGAGCAGCACCTGGCCTCTCTAGAGGGGAAGAAAGTCAAAGACTCCACTGCTGCCAGCAG GGCTAGTACTCTATCCAACGCAGTGTCCTCGCTGGCCAGTACAGGGATGTCTTTTACTAAAGTAGACGAGCGGGAGAAGCAGGCTGCTCTGGAGGAGGAACAGGCCCGTCTCAAAGCACTGAAG GAACAGAGGCTGAAGGAGCTCTCTAAGAGGCCTTCCTTCGCCACCACAGACACGTCTCCGGTCTCCACCACCGGGGGCACTATCAGCACAGCCCCGGCCATCGACCTCTTCTCCACACCCAGCTGCTCCAATGG TGCTCTGAAGATGGAGAGTGACCTGTTTGACATTCAGCAGACCTTTAACCCTGCAGTGCAGGCCAGTTCGACAGGGCTTCCTGTGGCCACAGCATGGGCAG GGTACTCCACAGCATCACAGGTCCCCCCCCCAGGAGCACTCCAGGTGGATTTCGAGTCAGTCTTTGGAGCCAAAGCTACCGGCGTTAACAACATTGACTCTGATG ACATCCTGAAACCCACCATGATCGGCTCCAATCAGGCCCTGTGCTCCATCAATCAGCTGTCAGACAAACTGGTCGGAGATGACCTGGACTCCTCCCTGGCCAACCTGGTGGGCA ATCTCGGGATTGGAAATGGCACAACAAAAAAGTAA